Genomic DNA from Streptomyces sp. AM 2-1-1:
CGCTGGCGCTGGTCACCGGCGGCACCATCACCGGCCTCGGGGTGGCCACCATGCACTACCTCGGCATGGCGGGCATGGTGTTCCACGGCCGGTTCGCGTACTCCACCGCCACGGTGGCCCTCTCCGTCGTCATCGCCGTGGTCGCCGCCACCGCCGCGCTCTGGGCGGCCGTCTCCCTGCACGGCTTCCTGCCCAGCCTGGGCGCCGCGGTCGTCATGGGGGCCGCCGTGAGCGGGATGCACTACACCGGCATGGCCGCGCTCCGGGTCCATCTGCACGCCGGTGACACCGGCGGGGCGACCGGCGAGCCCGTCGGGGCGATCCTCGTCCCCCTCCTCGTCGGGCCGCTGGCCTTCCTGCTGCTCGCGGGGGCGGTGGTGCTCTTCGACCCGCTGGTGGTCAGGGGCGACCCGGCCCGCGACGCCGGGTCCGGCCGTCCCGGCGACGCCGCGCGCGCCATCCCCGTCCAGCGCCGGCGCGACCCCGCCGCCGAACCCGTGTCCGACCGCGCGGTCCGGCCCCGGCGCCGCTGATCCCGGCGCCGTTGTCAGTCACGGGTCGTACGGTGGAGGCATGCGGCCCGTTTCCAAGATCGAACGTTCGGTGGCGCCTTTCGAGGTCGTCAGTCCCTACCAGCCCAGCGGCGACCAGCCGACGGCCATCGCCGAGCTCGAAAAGCGTGTCCGGGCAGGTGAGAAGGATGTCGTCCTGCTGGGCGCGACCGGTACCGGCAAATCGGCGACCACCGCGTGGATGATCGAGAAGCTCCAGCGGCCCACCCTCGTCATGGCGCCCAACAAGACGCTGGCGGCGCAGCTCGCCAACGAGTTCCGCGAGCTGCTGCCGAACAACGCCGTCGAGTACTTCGTCTCGTACTACGACTACTACCAGCCCGAGGCGTACGTCCCGCAGTCGGACACCTACATCGAGAAGGACTCCTCGATCAACGAGGAGGTCGAGCGGCTGCGCCACTCCGCCACCAACTCCCTGCTCACCCGGCGGGACGTCGTCGTGGTCGCCTCCGTCTCCTGCATCTACGGCCTCGGTACCCCGCAGGAGTACGTCGACCGCATGATCCAGCTCAAGATCGGCGACGAGATCGACCGTGACCAGCTGCTGCGCCGGTTCGTCGAGATCCAGTACACCCGCAACGACCTCGCCTTCACCCGGGGCACCTTCCGGGTGCGCGGCGACACGATCGAGATCTTCCCGGTCTACGAGGAGCTCGCCGTCCGCATCGAGATGTTCGGCGACGAGATCGAGGCGCTCTCCACCCTCCATCCGCTCACCGGCGAGGTGATCAGCGAGGACACCTCGCTCCACGTCTTCCCCGCCACCCACTACGTCGCCGGCCCCGAGCGCCTGGAGAAGGCGATCAACGGCATCGAGCGGGAGCTGGAGGAGCGGCTCGCCTCCATGGAGAAGCAGGGCAAGCTGCTGGAGGCCCAGCGCCTGCGCATGCGCACCACGTACGACATCGAGATGCTCCGCCAGATCGGCACCTGTTCCGGCGTGGAGAACTACTCGATGCACTTCGACGGCCGGCTGCCCGGCACCGCGCCGAACACCCTCCTCGACTACTTCCCCGAGGACTTCCTGCTGGTGCTGGACGAGTCCCACGTCACGGTCCCGCAGATCGGTGCGATGTACGAGGGCGACGCCTCCCGCAAGCGGACCCTCGTGGACCACGGCTTCCGCCTGCCGTCCGCCCTGGACAACCGCCCCCTGAAGTGGGAGGAGTTCCAGGAGCGGATCGACCAGACCGTCTACCTCTCGGCCACTCCGGGCACCTACGAGCTCTCGCGCGGCGACGGCTTCGTCGAGCAGATCATCCGCCCCACCGGACTCATCGACCCGGAGATCGTCGTCAAGCCCACCGAGGGCCAGATCGACGACCTCGTCCACGAGATCCGCACCCGCACCGAGCGCGACGAGCGTGTTCTCGTCACCACCCTCACCAAGAAGATGTCCGAGGACCTCACGGACTACTTCCTGGAGCTGGGCATCCAGGTCAGGTACCTGCACAGCGACGTCGACACCCTGCGCCGCATCGAGCTGCTGCGCGAACTGCGCTCCGGCGAGTACGACGTCCTGGTCGGCATCAACCTCCTGCGGGAGGGCCTCGACCTGCCCGAGGTCTCGCTGGTGGCGATCCTCGACGCCGACAAGCAGGGGTTCCTGCGCTCCGCCACCTCGCTCATCCAGACCATCGGACGCGCCGCGCGCAACGTCTCCGGCCAGGTCCACATGTACGCGGACAAGGTCACGCCCGCCATGGCGCGGGCGATCGACGAGACCAACCGGCGCCGCGAGAAGCAGATCGCCTACAACACCGAGCGCGGCATCGATCCGCAGCCGCTGCGCAAGAAGATCAACGACATCGTCGCCTCCATCGCCCGCGAGGAGGTCGACACCGAGCAGCTCCTCGGGACCGGCTACCGCCAGACCAAGGGGACCAAGGCGCCGGTTCCCGCCCTCGGCGGCAAGGCCGCCAAGGCGGGGGAGGCCAAGGCGGACGCCGGAAAGCCCCGCGCCAGCGGCGCGGTGACCAGCGACCGGCCGGCCGAGGAGCTGGCCGGGATCATCGAGGAGATGACCGAGCGGATGCGGGCCGCCGCCGCCGACCTCCAGTTCGAGGTCGCCGCACGGCTGCGCGACGAGGTGGGCGAGTTGAAGAAGGAGCTGCGGCAGATGAAGGAAGCCGGGATCGCCTGACCCGGGGCGCCGCCGGGGGAGCGCGCGGGGCCGGGGCAACGGTGGTCCGGTGGGAGGGGTGTGACGGGGATTCCGGCCCGCTGTGTTGCAAGAACGACACAGAACGGGCCGGAGCGGCACTCCGCCCGGGCGCAATGCGTAGGGTGCGGGGAAACCGCATACGGATGGTTGCGGGGCATAACGCGGAGAGGGGACAGCGCGTGACGGTCAACATGACCAAGGGTCAGGCGATCAGCCTGCGGAAGCAGGACGGGGGAACCCTGACCGCGGTACGGATGGGGCTCGGCTGGCAGGCGGCGCCGCGCCGCGGCCTCTTCGGATCGCGCACCCGGGAGATCGACCTGGACGCCTCGGCGGTCCTGTTCGCCGACAAGCAGCCGGTGGACGTGGTCTTCTTCCGTCACCTCGTCAGCGACGACGGTTCGGTCAAGCACACCGGTGACAACCTCGTCGGTGGCGCGGGATCGGGCGGCGACGACGAGTCGATCCTGGTGGACCTGGCGAGGGTGCCGGTCCACATCGACCAGATCGTCTTCACGGTGAACAGCTTCACCGGCCAGACGTTCCAGGAGGTGCAG
This window encodes:
- a CDS encoding MHYT domain-containing protein, encoding MQGTVDGFSYGLVTPVAAFLMACLGAALGLRCTVRSVRGAGPKPGRRPHRAGWLALGATSIGSGIWTMHFIAMMGFSIDEAPIRYDRPLMYASLAVAIVMVGIGIFIVGYRGATPLALVTGGTITGLGVATMHYLGMAGMVFHGRFAYSTATVALSVVIAVVAATAALWAAVSLHGFLPSLGAAVVMGAAVSGMHYTGMAALRVHLHAGDTGGATGEPVGAILVPLLVGPLAFLLLAGAVVLFDPLVVRGDPARDAGSGRPGDAARAIPVQRRRDPAAEPVSDRAVRPRRR
- the uvrB gene encoding excinuclease ABC subunit UvrB, translating into MRPVSKIERSVAPFEVVSPYQPSGDQPTAIAELEKRVRAGEKDVVLLGATGTGKSATTAWMIEKLQRPTLVMAPNKTLAAQLANEFRELLPNNAVEYFVSYYDYYQPEAYVPQSDTYIEKDSSINEEVERLRHSATNSLLTRRDVVVVASVSCIYGLGTPQEYVDRMIQLKIGDEIDRDQLLRRFVEIQYTRNDLAFTRGTFRVRGDTIEIFPVYEELAVRIEMFGDEIEALSTLHPLTGEVISEDTSLHVFPATHYVAGPERLEKAINGIERELEERLASMEKQGKLLEAQRLRMRTTYDIEMLRQIGTCSGVENYSMHFDGRLPGTAPNTLLDYFPEDFLLVLDESHVTVPQIGAMYEGDASRKRTLVDHGFRLPSALDNRPLKWEEFQERIDQTVYLSATPGTYELSRGDGFVEQIIRPTGLIDPEIVVKPTEGQIDDLVHEIRTRTERDERVLVTTLTKKMSEDLTDYFLELGIQVRYLHSDVDTLRRIELLRELRSGEYDVLVGINLLREGLDLPEVSLVAILDADKQGFLRSATSLIQTIGRAARNVSGQVHMYADKVTPAMARAIDETNRRREKQIAYNTERGIDPQPLRKKINDIVASIAREEVDTEQLLGTGYRQTKGTKAPVPALGGKAAKAGEAKADAGKPRASGAVTSDRPAEELAGIIEEMTERMRAAAADLQFEVAARLRDEVGELKKELRQMKEAGIA
- a CDS encoding TerD family protein yields the protein MTVNMTKGQAISLRKQDGGTLTAVRMGLGWQAAPRRGLFGSRTREIDLDASAVLFADKQPVDVVFFRHLVSDDGSVKHTGDNLVGGAGSGGDDESILVDLARVPVHIDQIVFTVNSFTGQTFQEVQNAFCRIVDETNGQELARYTLDGGGQYTAQIMAKVHRAGGGWQMTALGNPANGRTFQDLMPAILPHL